A genomic region of Paroedura picta isolate Pp20150507F chromosome 4, Ppicta_v3.0, whole genome shotgun sequence contains the following coding sequences:
- the LOC143834866 gene encoding acidic leucine-rich nuclear phosphoprotein 32 family member D-like, whose amino-acid sequence MEMEKRLTAELRNKKPGEVKELVLDNCRSDDGKICGLSSDFENLEFLSMINVHLLTVSNLPRLNKLRKLELSDNRISGGLEVLAEKTPNLTHLNLSGNKIKDINTLEPLKKLPHLQSLDLFNCEVTMLINYRESVFGLLPQLTYLDGFDASDNEAPDSDPEGDGLDDDYEENGEESEEDYGELEEEDFDEELADEEEDEEDLDGEEEEDGVEDEEEEDEEGGEDEDDEEGEEDIPQGEKRKREPEDEGEEVPEDEEDD is encoded by the exons gtgAAGGAACTGGTGCTGGACAACTGCCGCTCAGACGATGGGAAAATCTGCGGCCTCTCCTCGGACTTTGAAAATCTCGAGTTCCTCAGCATGATCAACGTCCATCTCCTCACAGTTTCCAACCTACCTCGGCTCAACAAGCTTCGGAAG CTGGAGCTGAGCGACAATCGCATCTCCGGCGGCTTGGAGGTCCTGGCAGAGAAGACGCCCAACCTGACGCATTTGAATTTAAGCGGGAACAAAATCAAGGACATTAACACGCTGGAGCCGCTG AAAAAATTGCCGCACCTACAAAGCTTGGACCTCTTCAATTGCGAGGTGACGATGCTGATCAATTACCGAGAGAGCGTCTTCGGGCTGCTGCCCCAGCTGACCTACTTAGATGGCTTCGACGCCAGCGACAACGAGGCCCCCGATTCGGACCCCGAGGGAGACGGCCTGGATGACGACTACGAGGAGAATGGAGAGG AAAGCGAGGAGGACTATGGAGAGTTAGAGGAAGAAGACTTTGATGAAGAACTTGCCGacgaggaagaggacgaggaagatctggatggggaggaggaagaagatggggTAGAAGATGAG gaggaggaagatgaggagggaggagaagatgaagatgaCGAGGAAGGTGAAGAGG ACATCCCGCAGGGGGAGAAACGAAAACGAGAACCTGAAGACGAAGGAGAAGAAGTTCCAGAGGACGAGGAAGACGActga